From the genome of Glycine max cultivar Williams 82 chromosome 2, Glycine_max_v4.0, whole genome shotgun sequence, one region includes:
- the LOC113000479 gene encoding WAT1-related protein At1g21890 has protein sequence MFTNARPYLLLVAVQFGSAGMFIFAMDSIKKGMSHYVFIVYRNAIASVSLAPFAFVLERKVRPKMTFRVFLEIMALAFFEIMLDQCIALLGMKFTSASFLSAVMNSAHSVTFVMAVILR, from the exons ATGTTCACAAATGCAAGGCCATATCTGCTGTTAGTGGCAGTTCAATTTGGGTCTGCTGGCATGTTCATATTTGCGATGGATTCTATAAAGAAGGGTATGAGCCATTACGTGTTCATCGTCTATCGTAATGCCATCGCCTCTGTATCTCTTGCTCCCTTCGCATTTGTTCTTGAAAG GAAAGTTAGGCCCAAGATGACTTTCCGGGTATTTTTAGAGATTATGGCACTGGCTTTCTTCGA AATAATGTTGGACCAGTGCATCGCCCTCTTGGGCATGAAATTCACGTCGGCATCTTTCCTATCTGCTGTTATGAACTCCGCTCACTCTGTTACTTTTGTGATGGCTGTCATTCTAAGGTaa
- the LOC100777380 gene encoding G patch domain-containing protein 11, translating into MFAMDESPANREGKNRAQGNEEQEDDDYMGDLSQFLPSDALFPPKLFSSKKISSKKDPSVNSSKNRLKTHSWQERRKLERERKQQEEDEQTLAKVEAPIAQSNIGFKLLKQMGYTPGSALGKQGSGRAEPVGIEIRRSRAGVGLEDPHKEKRKNEGIMMDRKRRKEEDLMKEFGSRQKSQWQSRRVIINYNKAKAALDQLENREIVEPQKNDDDAEGEEEEEEEITEEDLHDVLMKLRDEFNYCLFCGCQYESSDVLLGNCPGTNEDDH; encoded by the exons ATGTTCGCCATGGATGAATCACCGGCGAACAGGGAGGGCAAAAACAGAGCACAGGGAAACGAGGAACAAGAAGATGATGACTACATGGGTGACCTTTCTCAGTTTCTTCCTTCCGATGCTCTCTTCCCTCCCAAGTTGTTTTCATCCAAAAAG ATTTCCAGCAAGAAAGATCCTTCAGTCAATTCTTCCAAGAACCGGTTGAAAACTCATAGCTGGCAAGAACGGAGAAAacttgaaagagaaaggaagCAACAAGAAGAGGATGAGCAAACATTAGCGAAAGTTGAAGCTCCAATAGCACAATCCAACATTGGGTTTAAGCTTCTCAAACAGATGGGTTACACTCCAGGTTCTGCGCTTGGCAAGCAGGGCTCGGGCAGGGCCGAACCAGTGGGGATTGAAATTCGACGGTCACGAGCTGGTGTAGGCTTAGAAGATCCCCACAAGGAGAAGAGGAAAAATGAGGGAATCATGATGGACAGGAAAAGGAGGAAAGAGGAGGACCTAATGAAAGAATTTGGGTCCAGGCAAAAGTCACAGTGGCAGAGTAGGAgagttataattaattacaataaggCAAAGGCTGCCCTTGATCAATTGGAGAATAGGGAAATTGTGGAGCCACAAAAGAATGACGATGACGCAGagggtgaagaagaagaagaggaagaaataaCTGAAGAG GACTTGCACGATGTTTTGATGAAACTGAGGGATGAATTTAATTATTGCCTCTTTTGTGGATGCCAA TACGAATCGAGTGATGTCCTCTTGGGCAACTGCCCTGGAACCAACGAAGATGACCACTAA
- the LOC100816202 gene encoding protein STRUBBELIG-RECEPTOR FAMILY 2: MVRNYVFVNLVLVLVFSATLVSRCFAFTDPPDVTALQDLYRALNSPPVLNGWNGNDPCEESWTGVACSGSSIIHLKIRGLNLTGYLGGLLNNLQNLKQLDVSSNNIMGEIPLALPPNATHMNLSHNFLDGPIGNVFTGLDDLKEMDLSYNNFTGDLPSSFGTLTGLNRLFLQNNRFTGSVTYLAELPLIDLNIQDNLFSGILPQPFQSIPNLWIGGNKFHALDDSPAWAFPLDNVPIEQNTSRPPITQTNAVENYDPPKVRKQKKKRMGPGGIAFIVGAGTLLVTGFALFIAIRLNKLHRQRMEDYESNHNRAFLFFYPFLMVVDVSTTAVDESLQIPPYNAASLLGPRRLTSQIHKRAAGETSRKSFSGRDRFTGRTKVYTIAEVQLVTNSFHEDNLLGEGSLGPLYRAEFPDNKVLAVKNINMAGMSFSEEEKFLDVVCTASRLKHPNIVSLKGYCLEHGQHLLVYDYVRNLTLDDALHCAAYKPLSWSTRLKIALGVGQALDYLHSTFSPPVSHGNLKATNVLLDENLMPRLTDCGLAILRPLTNDKVKNRASEIEIRDTGYSSPDHGQPAIGSTKSDTFSFGVLLLELLTGRKPFDGSRPREEQYLAKWASSRLHDGDSLEQMVDPAIKRTFSSKALSRYADIISLCIQPVKEFRPPMSEIVDSLVSFSQKLVSKSGAADGTELDPLERSFRTTTSRFIGSPALSYVSA, encoded by the exons ATGGTTCGCAACTATGTGTTCGTGAATCTTGTCCTCGTCCTTGTCTTCTCGGCAACTTTGGTTTCTCGGTGTTTCGCGTTTACGGATCCTCCTGACG TCACAGCTCTGCAGGATCTATACAGGGCCTTAAACAGCCCACCAGTGCTGAATGGATGGAACGGTAACGATCCTTGTGAGGAATCTTGGACTGGAGTAGCATGTTCTGGCTCATCAATTATACACCT CAAAATTCGTGGATTAAACCTTACCGGGTATCTTGGAGGCTTGCTCAATAATCTACAAAACTTGAAGCAACT AGATGTCAGTTCTAACAACATAATGGGTGAAATACCACTGGCTTTACCCCCAAATGCCACACATAT GAATTTAAGCCATAATTTCTTGGATGGACCCATTGGCAATGTATTTACTGGCTTAGATGATCTCAAAGAAAT GGACCTTTCGTACAATAATTTCACCGGTGATCTGCCCAGTTCATTTGGCACCTTGACAGGCCTTAATAGATT GTTCCTGCAGAATAACAGATTCACCGGATCAGTCACCTACCTGGCTGAGCTTCCACTCATTGATTT GAACATTCAAGATAATCTGTTCAGTGGCATTCTTCCACAGCCTTTTCAGTCCATACCAAACTTATG GATTGGAGGGAACAAGTTCCATGCATTAGACGACTCTCCTGCCTGGGCATTTCCTTTGGACAATGTACCCATTGAGCAAAACACTAGTCGCCCACCGATAACTCAGACGAATGCCGTCGAGAACTACGATCCTCCTAAAGTaaggaagcaaaagaagaaacgTATGGGTCCAGGAGGAATAGCTTTCATTGTTGGTGCAGGAACATTATTGGTGACAGGTTTTGCGCTCTTCATTGCGATCCGTTTGAATAAGCTCCATAGACAGAGAATGGAGGACTATGAAAGCAACCATA ATcgtgcttttctttttttctatccaTTTTTAATGGTGGTAGACGTCTCTACAACGGCAGTAGATGAGAGTCTGCAGATCCCACCTTACAATGCTGCATCCCTTTTGGGTCCAAGGCGATTAACTTCCCAGATCCATAAAAGAGCAGCAGGTGAAACATCAAGAAAAAGCTTTTCCGGAAGAGACAGATTCACTGGAAGGACAAAGGTTTATACAATAGCTGAGGTTCAGTTGGTTACAAACAGTTTCCATGAAGACAACCTTCTGGGAGAGGGGTCACTAGGCCCTCTTTACAGAGCTGAATTTCCAGATAACAAG gTTTTAGCAGTGAAGAATATCAACATGGCTGGCATGTCTTTCAGTGAAGAGGAAAAGTTCTTAGACGTCGTTTGTACCGCTTCCCGTCTGAAGCACCCTAACATTGTTTCACTTAAAGGCTACTGCTTGGAGCATGGGCAGCATCTTCTTGTCTATGACTATGTCAGAAATTTAACTCTAGATGATGCTCTTCATTGTGCCGCGTACAAACCTTTATCGTGGAGCACACGTCTCAAAATTGCTTTAGGTGTTGGTCAGGCCCTGGA CTATTTGCACTCGACATTCTCTCCTCCTGTCTCCCATGGAAACTTAAAGGCTACCAATGTTCTACTGGACGAAAATCTCATGCCTCGTCTTACTGACTGTGGCTTGGCTATTTTGAGACCGCTGACAAATGACAAAGTCAAAAATCGG GCTTCTGAGATTGAAATTAGGGATACAGGATACAGTTCACCTGACCATGGCCAACCGGCAATTGGCAGCACGAAGAGTGATACCTTTTCCTTTGGAGTGTTGCTTCTCGAACTATTAACAGGAAGAAAACCATTCGACGG TTCCAGGCCAAGGGAAGAGCAATATCTGGCAAAGTGGGCCTCATCAAGGCTTCATGATGGCGACAGTTTGGAACAGATGGTGGATCCAGCAATCAAAAGGACGTTTTCCTCCAAGGCTCTCTCTCGGTATGCTGATATCATCTCCCTCTGCATTCAG CCTGTAAAGGAATTTCGACCTCCAATGTCTGAAATCGTGGACTCTCTTGTATCGTTTTCTCAAAAGCTCGTTTCAAAGAGTGGTGCAGCAGATGGCACTGAACTTGATCCACTTGAGAGGTCTTTTCGCACTACCACCTCGCGCTTTATCGGTTCACCCGCATTGAGCTATGTATCTGCCTGA
- the LOC100776843 gene encoding CDK5RAP3-like protein, which produces MQTPDDVRNLPIDITFSRLGEWLVDRKRVPADWRKRVAAIRARISKEFPSLPKDSDPFFQTLDPEGIGYLEAKQIYDDLLKSTSESRNIFGRLSGAAGAWEAIVRSFEKDHVFLGEAAQILIQNVSYEIPYQRKQVQKIQQHLLELDRKEADIKRSAALSATKYAEACQELGLQGKNVRVELLETALLLPSTFSKILDVVNSDNLSRAIEYYSNFVRDAHIEKDRSLGDVLQNLKNMRENPPSLNVAVDSEIINDVNVHSSKNGLDPAIANTEIAVPDIDWDISVDSSQLDWDIGTVEETEDNGNGLGPYEIINASDIGSDLTISNQEIGSPADISWDISVDTPQVDVIDDDNAPTVVLENQTSLPDSLSQLTGNKEERSQLLDTEYRNKILDDLYEMKSFLNQRLAELRNEETLSLQHQVQAVAPFVLQQYAADAIETMQSDISLAISLLTNRKTRDLIMILNSKRFLDRLVNSLEEKKHHEVKLKEGLKDLAAKRMELQNSLSSSWSKQDAAVAKTKELKKLCESTLSSMFDGRPVNIIGEINAILTSGLGA; this is translated from the exons ATGCAAACTCCCGATGACGTTCGCAACCTTCCCATCGACATCACTTTCTCTCGTCTGGGAG AATGGTTGGTGGATCGCAAGCGAGTGCCCGCTGATTGGCGCAAGCGCGTGGCGGCGATCAGGGCCCGAATTTCCAAGGAGTTCCCCTCTCTCCCTAAGGACTCTGACCCCTTTTTCCAAACCCTAGACCCCGAAG GGATTGGTTATTTGGAGGCTAAACAGATATATGATGATCTCTTAAAGTCTACCTCGGAGAGCAGGAACATATTTGGTCGCTTATCAGGTGCTGCG GGTGCGTGGGAAGCAATTGTGCGGTCCTTTGAGAAGGATCATGTTTTCCTTGGTGAGGCTGCGCAGATTCTGATTCAAAATGTGAGCTATGAAAT CCCTTATCAGAGGAAACAGGTGCAGAAGATTCAGCAGCATCTGTTAGAGCTAGATCGCAAGGAGGCTGATATAAAAAGAAGTGCTGCGCTTTCGGCCACCAAATATGCTGAAGCTTGTCAGGAGCTTGGCTTACAG GGGAAAAATGTCAGAGTAGAACTCTTGGAGACAGCACTATTACTTCCGAGCACGTTTAGCAAAATTCTGGATGTTGTAAACAGTGACAACTTGTCAAGGGCAATTGAGTATTATTCCAATTTTGTCAGGGATGCTCACATTGAAAAGGAT AGATCTTTGGGAGACGTACTACAAAACTTGAAGAATATGCGCGAAAATCCCCCATCTTTAAATGTTGCTGTTGACTCTGAGATTATTAATGATGTTAATGTTCATTCAAGCAAAAATGGATTGGATCCTGCAATAGCCAATACTGAAATTGCTGTGCCTGACATTGACTGGGATATTTCTGTGGATAGTTCACAACTTGATTGGGACATTGGAACTGTAGAAGAAACAGAGGATAATGGTAATGGATTGGGTCCATATGAAATCATTAATGCCTCTGACATCGGATCTGATCTAACAATATCAAACCAAGAAATAGGATCACCTGCAGATATATCTTGGGATATTAGTGTGGATACTCCTCAGGTTGATGTCATTGATGATGATAATGCCCCAACTGTAGTGCTGGAGAATCAGACTTCTCTTCCTGATTCCCTATCTCAATTGACAGGAAACAAGGAAGAAAGGAGCCAGCTTTTAGATACGGAGTACAGAAATAAAATTCTTGATGATCTGTATGAg ATGAAATCCTTTTTAAATCAACGGTTGGCTGAATTGAGGAATGAGGAAACTTTGTCCCTGCAACATCAAGTCCAGGCAGTTGCACCCTTTGTACTACAGCAGTATGCTGCTGATGCCATTGAAACAATGCAAAGTGATATTTCTTTGGCAATTTCATTGCTGACAAATAGGAAGACAAGGGATCTGATTATGATTCTCAACTCCAAAAG ATTTCTAGATAGACTAGTCAATTCAttagaagaaaagaaacatcATGAAGTCAAGTTGAAAGAGGGGTTGAAGGACTTGGCTGCTAAACGTATGGAACTGCAAAATTCTTTATCTTCGTCATGGTCAAAGCAA GATGCGGCTGTGGCAAAAACAAAAGAGCTGAAAAAACTATGTGAGAGTACACTTTCATCCATGTTTGATGGGAGACCAGTTAATATAATTGGAGAGATCAATGCTATTTTGACTAGTGGACTTGGAGCATGA